A window of the Calditrichia bacterium genome harbors these coding sequences:
- a CDS encoding SDR family oxidoreductase, giving the protein MNIRLDGKTAAVCGSTQGIGLAIAELFAELGANLLLIARNADKLQNICESLPSSAQQQHTFLSCDFDEPEKLRIRLSDWQSTNPQPVHILVNNSGGPPAGTAIDAATSAFETAFNRHLICNQILATTFVNGMKTAGYGRIINIISTSVKQPIPGLGVSNTIRGAVASWAKTLAGELAPFGITVNNVLPGATETQRLFDIIDKHANSAGITPEEMAAKMRESIPARRFAEAHEVANAAAFLASPAAAYINGINLPVDGGRTACL; this is encoded by the coding sequence TTGAATATTCGATTGGACGGAAAAACCGCAGCGGTTTGCGGCAGCACTCAGGGTATCGGTTTGGCGATTGCAGAATTGTTTGCAGAACTTGGCGCAAATTTGCTGCTGATTGCCCGAAACGCGGACAAACTGCAAAACATATGTGAATCGCTGCCATCATCGGCCCAACAACAGCACACCTTTTTAAGTTGCGATTTTGACGAGCCGGAAAAACTCCGGATTCGGTTGAGTGATTGGCAATCAACAAATCCCCAACCGGTGCATATTTTGGTCAATAATAGTGGTGGTCCGCCAGCCGGAACCGCCATCGACGCTGCAACGAGCGCGTTCGAAACTGCGTTCAATCGCCATTTAATTTGTAACCAAATTCTGGCGACAACTTTCGTAAACGGAATGAAAACAGCCGGTTACGGTAGAATCATCAACATCATTTCGACATCTGTAAAACAGCCGATTCCCGGTTTGGGCGTTTCCAACACCATTCGCGGCGCGGTGGCAAGCTGGGCAAAAACACTTGCCGGTGAGCTGGCGCCATTTGGGATCACCGTAAACAACGTGCTTCCGGGCGCAACCGAGACACAACGGTTGTTCGATATTATTGATAAACATGCGAATTCCGCCGGAATTACTCCGGAGGAAATGGCTGCAAAAATGCGCGAATCGATTCCCGCACGGCGCTTTGCCGAAGCCCACGAGGTTGCCAATGCAGCGGCATTTCTGGCATCGCCGGCTGCGGCGTATATTAATGGCATCAACCTGCCGGTGGATGGCGGCAGAACGGCTTGCCTGTAA
- a CDS encoding aldehyde dehydrogenase codes for MKTIANYINGEFCAPVSGNYIETSNPATGEIYAKLPDSDHRDVQLAVEAAQNAFPEWQNTSAQDRAKMLFQIAQRIEDQLEELALAETNDTGKPLWLSQSVDIPRAASNFRFFASGILHFASESHMMENTAINYTLRQPLGVVGCISPWNLPLYLFSWKIAPALAAGNCVIAKPSEITPMTAFLLAQICNDIELPPGVLNIIHGFGNFAGKSIVEHPDVSAISFTGGTKTGREIAKTAAPMFKKLSLEMGGKNPVIIFDDCNYDDMLATTLRSSFTNQGQICLCGSRIYVENSLYERFRNDFVEYARDLEIGDPLADGTLQGAVISGEHLQKIKSYVQLAEKEGGEILCGGNAVQLDGRCRNGWFFEPTIIEGLPIDCRVNQEEIFGPVVTIAPFDDEIEALQLANGTPYGLAATIWTEDLTRAHRLSNQLNYGIAWVNCWMLRDLRTPFGGMKQSGMGREGGFEALRFFTEPKNVCIKI; via the coding sequence ATGAAAACAATTGCAAATTACATCAACGGCGAGTTTTGCGCACCGGTTTCCGGGAATTATATCGAAACGTCCAACCCGGCAACCGGGGAAATTTATGCGAAATTACCCGATTCGGATCATCGCGATGTGCAACTGGCTGTCGAAGCCGCCCAAAACGCTTTTCCAGAGTGGCAAAATACGTCTGCACAGGATCGTGCAAAAATGCTCTTTCAAATTGCTCAGCGAATAGAAGATCAACTGGAAGAACTGGCACTTGCAGAAACCAACGACACCGGAAAACCACTGTGGCTTTCGCAAAGTGTTGATATTCCGCGAGCTGCGAGCAATTTCAGATTTTTCGCATCCGGCATTTTACATTTTGCCAGCGAATCGCATATGATGGAAAACACCGCCATCAACTACACTTTGCGCCAGCCGTTGGGTGTTGTGGGTTGCATTTCGCCGTGGAATTTGCCGCTGTATCTGTTCAGTTGGAAAATAGCACCTGCGCTCGCCGCCGGAAATTGCGTGATCGCCAAACCGTCCGAAATCACGCCGATGACGGCATTTTTGCTGGCGCAAATTTGCAATGACATCGAATTACCGCCCGGTGTGCTCAATATTATTCACGGGTTTGGGAATTTTGCCGGAAAATCGATTGTCGAACATCCTGATGTTTCAGCAATTTCATTTACCGGCGGCACCAAAACCGGTCGCGAAATTGCCAAAACAGCCGCACCGATGTTCAAAAAATTATCACTGGAAATGGGCGGAAAAAATCCGGTCATCATTTTTGATGATTGCAATTATGACGACATGCTCGCCACAACCCTGCGGTCGTCATTCACCAATCAGGGGCAAATTTGTTTGTGCGGATCGCGAATATATGTGGAAAACTCGCTTTACGAACGGTTCCGCAACGATTTTGTGGAATACGCCCGTGATCTGGAAATCGGCGATCCGTTAGCCGACGGCACATTGCAGGGTGCGGTTATTTCCGGTGAACATTTGCAGAAAATTAAATCGTATGTGCAGCTTGCCGAAAAAGAAGGCGGCGAAATTTTATGCGGCGGAAATGCCGTTCAGCTGGACGGACGCTGCCGCAATGGCTGGTTTTTTGAACCAACCATCATCGAGGGGCTACCGATCGACTGCCGCGTCAATCAGGAAGAAATATTTGGTCCGGTGGTAACGATCGCACCGTTTGACGATGAAATTGAAGCGCTCCAACTCGCAAACGGCACGCCATACGGGCTTGCCGCAACCATTTGGACAGAAGATTTAACCCGTGCCCACCGATTGTCAAACCAACTAAACTACGGTATTGCATGGGTAAATTGCTGGATGCTGCGTGATTTGCGCACGCCTTTCGGTGGAATGAAACAATCCGGAATGGGTCGCGAGGGCGGTTTTGAGGCGCTGCGCTTTTTCACTGAGCCAAAAAATGTTTGTATCAAAATATAA